From one Ctenopharyngodon idella isolate HZGC_01 chromosome 15, HZGC01, whole genome shotgun sequence genomic stretch:
- the socs9 gene encoding suppressor of cytokine signaling 9, with translation MSLPEEAGDRGKERERGARPKVRQSRSEERRDGGRRKPGRGKKKSHPSHDLTSARPVSDGFEYGDLLNESSEGGSSSPVREHRRRQVLGSSGSLLSERVSAKLSLGSPDLSSDSDSKSSGSSRTLRQKIQDAVGQCFPIKTHSQGLSHSPSSSRRKIHISELMLDSCPFPAGSDLAQKWYLIKQHTAPISQAPVLDSVAPVALVTPVEDEEDRLRERRRISIEQGVEPPPNAQIHTFEVTAQINPLYKLGPKLAHGMNELAGDERATLHQLLLQSCLDTLDEVAASTAASDFDLDAGAAASPSSQVQMDSPKSQDIQHRIHTQIDYIHCLVPDLLQIINLPCYWGVMDRYQAETLLEGKPEGTFLLRDSAQEDYLFSVSFRRYGRSLHARIEQWNHNFSFDVHDPSVFHAPTVTGLLEHYKDPNSCMFFEPLLSNPIHRTQPFSLQHICRAAISSCTTYDGINALPLPNALKEHLKEYHYKQRVRIRRLDTWWE, from the coding sequence ATGTCTCTGCCTGAGGAAGCAGGGGATCGTGGGAAAGAGCGAGAGCGTGGAGCCCGTCCGAAAGTGCGTCAGAGCCGTTCTGAAGAGAGAAGAGACGGAGGGAGGAGAAAGCCCGGGAGAGGGAAGAAGAAAAGCCACCCGTCGCACGACCTGACCTCTGCGCGGCCTGTGAGCGACGGCTTCGAGTACGGCGATCTGCTGAACGAGTCCAGCGAGGGTGGCTCGTCCTCTCCGGTGAGGGAGCATAGGAGACGGCAGGTCCTAGGATCATCTGGATCCCTGCTATCTGAAAGGGTTTCCGCCAAACTATCGCTCGGTTCGCCTGACCTCAGCAGCGACTCGGACAGCAAGTCGTCCGGAAGTAGCCGAACGCTTCGGCAGAAGATCCAGGACGCGGTGGGCCAGTGTTTCCCCATCAAGACCCACAGCCAAGGCCTGTCGCACTCGCCCTCCTCCTCGCGCCGCAAGATCCACATCAGCGAGCTCATGCTGGACAGCTGCCCGTTCCCTGCTGGCTCCGATCTGGCTCAGAAGTGGTACCTCATTAAGCAGCACACGGCTCCCATTTCTCAAGCGCCCGTCCTGGATTCCGTCGCTCCTGTTGCGCTTGTGACGCCTGTGGAGGACGAGGAGGACCGCTTACGTGAGAGGCGAAGGATAAGCATCGAGCAGGGAGTCGAGCCACCTCCCAACGCCCAGATCCACACATTTGAGGTGACAGCCCAAATCAACCCTCTGTACAAACTGGGACCCAAGCTAGCTCATGGGATGAACGAGTTAGCCGGAGACGAGCGTGCAACGCTGCACCAGCTTCTCCTTCAGAGTTGTTTGGACACCTTGGATGAGGTTGCAGCGTCAACCGCGGCGTCTGATTTCGACTTGGACGCCGGCGCTGCCGCGTCTCCATCCTCCCAAGTCCAAATGGACAGTCCCAAATCGCAAGACATACAGCATCGAATTCACACTCAGATCGACTACATCCACTGCCTAGTGCCCGACCTGCTGCAGATCATCAACCTGCCCTGCTACTGGGGCGTTATGGACCGCTACCAAGCAGAGACGCTTCTGGAAGGCAAACCCGAAGGCACGTTCCTGCTGCGTGACTCAGCGCAGGAAGACTACCTCTTCTCCGTCAGCTTCCGACGCTATGGCCGCTCGCTGCACGCTCGCATCGAGCAGTGGAACCACAATTTCAGCTTCGACGTGCACGACCCAAGCGTTTTCCACGCGCCCACCGTCACTGGCCTGCTTGAGCACTACAAGGATCCCAACTCCTGCATGTTCTTCGAGCCGCTGCTGTCCAACCCCATCCACCGGACGCAGCCCTTCAGCTTGCAGCACATCTGCCGCGCGGCCATCAGCAGCTGCACCACGTACGACGGCATCAACGCATTGCCGCTTCCCAACGCGCTGAAGGAGCATCTGAAGGAGTACCACTACAAGCAGCGCGTGCGCATACGCAGACTGGACACGTGGTGGGAGTGA